A part of Ooceraea biroi isolate clonal line C1 chromosome 10, Obir_v5.4, whole genome shotgun sequence genomic DNA contains:
- the LOC105285006 gene encoding caspase-2, with product MHRRDRKRIDYYCESVVPKIDITTLFPKLLENKVYNRDDVNISTWTKSLGDQDTVKDIFLTIKTRGPNACKNLLLSLRQSNHGNIADILEGKSISSNNIVSLSNSINNITISQLKEHNNNASSSNERQEESMDNIVWANKPLKIEVSKATRFLDSESCTILQRYPMRSKPRGLVLVISNIYFDSTEKPRLAAEHDEANLKELFKQMGFEVVTHQNLTGQQIKEVVRTFSKRKDLEKVDSCFVFITSHGTEDKMNNSEIQGTDYQKDAPANYEKVLCSDIYDYFTVEACPQLAEKPKIFVFQICRGEKVQKSVAQSRVSIDSLANKADEYVRGLTTRNYSDMLIVQATLPGHVAYRDEITGSWFIQILCKVFMTYACTEHIQDLFSMIDAHLKYLRMPDNKCQTSTVESREFNKHCYLHPGLYEEDLID from the exons ATGCATCGACGAGATCGCAAACGAATCGATTATTACTGCGAAAGCGTTGTACCCAAAATTGATATAACAACATTGTTCCCAAAGCTCCTAGAAAATAAGGTTTACAACAGAGATGATGTAAACATCTCAACATGGACA AAAAGCCTTGGAGACCAAGATACAgtcaaagatatatttcttactATAAAAACTCGAGGACCAAACGCCTGTAAAAATTTGCTTCTTAGTTTAAGACAATCCAATCATGGAAATATAGCTGATATATTAGAAGGGAAAAGTATTTCAAGCAACAATATTGTaag tTTAAGCAACTCCATTAACAACATTACCATCAGTCAACTAAAGGAACACAACAATAATGCgag TTCTAGCAACGAGCGACAAGAGGAGTCTATGGACAATATTGTTTGGGCCAACAAACCTCTAAAAATCGAAGTATCCAAAGCTACAAGGTTTCTAGATAGTGAATCTTGTACTATTCTGCAGCGATATCCCATGCGAAGTAAGCCTCGTGGATTGGTTTTGGTAATttcgaatatatatttcgattCAACGGAGAAACctagattggcggcagaacaCGACGAAGCTAATTTGAAGGAGCTGTTTAAACAAATGGGCTTTGAAGTCGTTACGCACCAAAACCTAACGGGTCAA CAAATAAAGGAGGTGGTAAGAACGTTCTCAAAGCGAAAGGACCTGGAGAAGGTTGACTCCTGCTTCGTGTTCATTACGAGTCACGGTACGGAGGATAAGATGAACAATTCAGAGATCCAGGGAACGGATTATCAGAAAGACGCACCAGCGAATTATGAAAAGGTTTTGTGTTCGGATATCTACGATTACTTCACGGTGGAAGCTTGTCCACAGCTCGCTGAAAAACCAAAGATATTCGTGTTTCAGATTTGCAG AGGAGAGAAGGTGCAGAAATCAGTAGCTCAATCTAGAGTCAGCATTGATTCTTTGGCAAATAAGGCGGATGAATATGTTCGTGGCTTAACAACGAGAAATTACTCGGATATGCTCATTGTTCAGGCAACTCTGCCTGGACACGTTGCTTACCGAGACGAGATAACTGGCAGTTGGTTCATACAGATTCTCTGCAAAGTATTCATGACCTACGCTTGCACGGAGCACATTCAAGACTTATTCAGCATG ATCGACGCACACTTGAAGTACCTCAGAATGCCAGATAACAAGTGCCAAACATCGACCGTAGAATCAAGGGAATTCAATAAACATTGTTATCTGCATCCTGGTCTTTATGAAGAAGACTTGATTGACTGA